From Chloroflexota bacterium, the proteins below share one genomic window:
- a CDS encoding SMI1/KNR4 family protein — protein sequence MYPTYMQELASFMVEANVVETVAGVDEVVIAELEQARGYRLPACYRAFLQTFGNTNTHRWFDGDYAAIDRLDEAHRTARYMQEDGLMPWLADPLIIPFTQHQGYVIYYLRRDQGDDPVVFCASLGDEPAPTEPSQLAPTFSIWLRDSAFDAIECRFWTEEYLTYIRKPNTNLEERSSLVVQHMQEYRQLYEHFSAQRYQTDIQKQYLTGPWDFLSAWVSTFRQTDLYQQMQQLQLPLPFRWAQFEGEQ from the coding sequence ATGTACCCAACCTATATGCAGGAATTAGCCAGTTTTATGGTCGAAGCAAACGTAGTCGAGACGGTTGCCGGGGTTGATGAGGTAGTCATAGCTGAACTTGAGCAAGCTCGTGGATATCGTTTGCCAGCCTGTTATCGTGCCTTTTTACAAACCTTTGGCAACACCAACACCCACCGTTGGTTTGATGGTGATTATGCCGCTATCGATCGGCTTGATGAGGCACACAGAACAGCCAGATATATGCAAGAAGATGGACTAATGCCTTGGTTAGCTGACCCATTGATTATCCCATTCACTCAACATCAAGGGTATGTTATCTATTATCTTCGGCGCGATCAAGGTGACGATCCTGTGGTTTTTTGTGCCAGCCTTGGCGACGAGCCTGCCCCAACCGAACCCAGTCAGCTTGCCCCAACATTCTCGATCTGGCTACGTGATAGTGCCTTTGATGCAATCGAATGTAGATTTTGGACTGAAGAATACCTGACGTATATTCGAAAACCTAATACGAATCTTGAGGAACGCAGTAGCCTTGTAGTTCAGCATATGCAGGAATATAGGCAGCTTTATGAGCATTTTAGTGCTCAACGCTATCAAACAGACATCCAAAAGCAATACTTAACAGGCCCTTGGGATTTTCTAAGCGCTTGGGTTAGTACATTTCGCCAAACCGATCTTTATCAACAGATGCAGCAATTACAACTTCCCCTACCTTTTCGTTGGGCGCAGTTTGAAGGGGAGCAATGA